The Pecten maximus chromosome 11, xPecMax1.1, whole genome shotgun sequence genome has a segment encoding these proteins:
- the LOC117337417 gene encoding group XV phospholipase A2-like, producing the protein MLGRRTSCKDLMFVLFLLGCFHDSLEKPFSGESLSPVILMPGDGGSQFFAKLNKTNVPHVFCEKQTSDYFNLWLNVYELAPYLIDCFTDNMRLVYDRKTHTTHNAPGVDIQIRGWGDTETVEWLDPSHFGFTSYFYYIAEDLESWGYKRGVSLRGAPYDFRKAPNEMGGMYKKLQALIEDTYTLNNNTPVTLLGHSMGNPVTLYFLNHMPQVWKDKYIKRFISLAGVWAGVIKTLRLFASGDNLDVYVVEALKARLEQRSMASTAWLMPSDLYWEADEILVSRPEKNYTVKDFKQFFLDLNYTDGYDMFLDTKDLTRDLTPPGVEVHCLHGYNLTTPGRLVYGPNMWPDSQPKVIPDDGDGTVNIRSLIACKKWIGKQKQKVYHQQFIHAEHMEILRDVRINAYLKSVLLS; encoded by the exons ATGTTGGGAAGAAGGACGTCGTGTAAGGACTTGATGTTCGTACTGTTTTTGCTTGGATGTTTCCACGATTCACTCGAGAAGCCGTTTAGTGGAGAATCTCTGTCCCCTGTGATTTTGA tgCCTGGTGATGGAGGGAGCCAGTTCTTCGCCAAGctgaataaaacaaatgttcCACATGTTTTCTGTGAAAAGCAAACATCTGACTATTTCAATCTGTGGTTGAATGTTTATGAATTAGCACCGTACTTGATCGACTGTTTTACAGATAATATGAG GTTAGTATATGACCGCAAGACCCACACTACCCACAATGCACCAGGGGTTGATATACAGATCCGAGGCTGGGGTGACACTGAGACCGTGGAGTGGCTAGATCCCTCACACTTTGGGTTCA CCAGTTACTTCTACTACATTGCTGAGGATTTAGAATCATGGGGATATAAGCGAGGAGTCTCCCTCAGAGGTGCACCATATGACTTCCGCAAGGCACCAA ATGAGATGGGAGGCATGTACAAGAAGCTCCAGGCTTTGATAGAGGATACCTACACCCTTAATAACAACACTCCAGTAACACTCCTTGGTCACAGCATGGGGAACCCTGTCACACTCTACTTCCTCAACCACATGCCACAGGTCTGGAAAGACAAGTACATCAAAAGATTTATCAGTCTGGCTGGTGTGTGGGCAGGTGTCATCAAAACTCTCAGACTCTTCGCTTCAG GTGATAACTTGGATGTGTATGTGGTGGAAGCTCTAAAGGCACGGTTAGAACAAAGGTCAATGGCCAGTACAGCATGGTTAATGCCCTCTGACCTTTACTGGGAAGCTGATGAAATCTTGGTCTCACGTCCAGAGAAGAATTATACAGTGAAGGACTTCAAACAGTTCTTCTTGGATCTTAACTATACTGATGGCTATGACATGTTCCTTGATACAAAAGATCTGACTAGAGACCTCACCCCACCAGGTGTGGAAGTCCACTGCCTACATGGCTACAACCTGACCACACCAGGAAGGTTGGTGTACGGTCCAAACATGTGGCCAGACTCGCAGCCTAAAGTGATTCCAGATGATGGAGATGGTACAGTCAATATACGAAGTCTAATTGCTTGTAAAAAGTGGATAGGAAAACAGAAACAGAAAGTCTACCATCAACAGTTTATCCACGCAGAACATATGGAGATTTTAAGGGATGTTAGGATAAACGCATATTTAAAATCTGTTCTTTTGTCCTAA